The following coding sequences are from one Spea bombifrons isolate aSpeBom1 chromosome 13, aSpeBom1.2.pri, whole genome shotgun sequence window:
- the NSF gene encoding vesicle-fusing ATPase, with translation MATRSMQAARCPTDELSLTNCAVVSEKDFQSGQHVTVRTSQSHKYIFTVKTHHTVLPVTIAFSLPQRKWAGLSIGQDVEVGIYTFDKTKQCIGTMTIEIDFLQKKSIDSNPYDTDRMAAEFIQQFNNQAFSVGQQLVFSFCDKLFGLVVKDIEAMDPSILRGEQSTAKRQKIEVGLVVGNSQVVFEKADTSTLNLTGKSKTKQGRQSIINPDWNFEKMGIGGLDKEFSDIFRRAFASRVFPPEIVEQMGCKHVKGILLYGPPGCGKTLMARQIGKMLNAREPKVVNGPEILNKYVGESEANIRKLFADAEEEQRRLGANSGLHIIIFDEIDAICKQRGSMAGSTGVHDTVVNQLLSKIDGVEQLNNILVIGMTNRPDLIDEALLRPGRLEVKMEIGLPDEKGRLQILHIHTARMREHGLLATDVDIPELSVETKNFSGAELEGLVRAAQSTAMNRHIKATNKVEVDMEKAERLQVTRSDFLTSLENDIKPAFGTNQEDYASYIMNGIIKWGDPVTRILDDGELLVQQTKNSDRTPLVSVLLEGPPHSGKTALAAKISEESNFPFIKICSPEKMIGFSETAKCQAIKKIFDDAYKSQLSCVVVDDIERLLDYVPIGPRFSNLVLQALLVLLKKPPPQGRKLLIIGTTSRKDVLQEMEMLDAFSTTIHIPNICTGPQLMEALELLGSFKDNERATIAQHVKGKKGIYIGIKKLLMLIEMSMQMNPEYRASKFLALLKQEATDPVRREYE, from the exons ACACGTGACTGTCAGGACCTCACAGAGCCACAAGTACATCTTCACGGTGAAGACTCACCACACCGTATTGCCCGTAACGATTGCCTTCAGCCTCCCTCAG AGAAAATGGGCCGGCCTCTCCATTGGGCAAGATGTAGAAG TTGGGATCTACACTTTCGACAAGACAAAGCAGTGCATCGGAACCATGACCATAGAGATCGACTTCCTCCAGAAGAAGAGTATAGATTCCAACCCGTACGACACCGACAGAATGGCCGCGGAATTCATCCAGCAGTTCAACAACCAGGCCTTCTCCGTGGGCCAGCAA CTGGTGTTTTCATTCTGTGACAAACTTTTCGGACTGGTGGTGAAGGACATTGAAGCCATGGATCCAAGTATTTTAAGGGGAGAGCAGTCTACGGCCAAGAGGCAAAAG ATCGAGGTTGGGCTGGTGGTGGGGAACAGCCAAGTTGTGTTTGAGAAGGCAGACACGTCAACTCTGAACCTCACAG gcaaatcCAAGACCAAGCAAGGCCGCCAGTCCATTATCAATCCAGACTGGAACTTTGAGAAGATGGGCATTGGAGGCTTAGACAAGGAGTTCTCAGACATTTTCAGACGAGCCTTTGCTTCACGAGTTTTTCCACCAGAGATCGTGGAACAGATGG GTTGCAAGCACGTGAAAGGCATCCTCCTATACGGTCCGCCTGGATGCGGTAAGACGCTAATGGCTCGGCAGATCGGCAAGATGTTGAATGCCAGAGAGCCGAAGGTGGTGAACGGACCAGAAATCCTGAACAAGTATGTGGGAGAGTCCGAGGCCAACATCCGCAAGCTGTTCGCTGATGCCGAAGAGGAACAGAGGAGG ctgGGTGCCAACAGTGGGCTGCACATCATCATCTTTGACGAGATAGATGCCATCTGCAAGCAGAGAGGGAGCATGGCGGGCAGCACCGGCGTCCATGACACTGTGGTCAACCAGCTGCTGTCCAAGATCGACGGAGTGGAGCAGCTCAACAACATCTTAGTGATAG GGATGACCAACAGGCCAGACTTGATTGATGAAGCTCTCTTGAGACCAGGAAGGTTGGAGGTGAAGATGGAGATTG GTTTGCCCGATGAGAAGGGACGACTCCAGATCCTTCACATCCACACAGCCCGGATGAGGGAACACGGTCTGCTCGCGACAGATGTGGACATACCGGAACTGTCTGTGGAGACCAAAAACTTTAGTGGGGCCGAACTGGAGGGACTGGTCAGGGCCGCGCAGTCCACTGCTATGAACCGGCACATCAAG GCCACCAACAAAGTGGAGGTCGATATGGAGAAGGCTGAACGTCTGCAAGTGACAAGGAGTGACTTCTTAACCTCCCTGGAAAACGACATAAAACCT GCATTTGGAACCAACCAAGAGGACTATGCCAGCTACATCATGAATGGTATCATCAAGTGGGGAGATCCCGTCACCCGCATCTTGGATGACGGCGAACTGCTGGTCCAACAAACCAAGAATAGTGACCGCACTCCTTTGGTCAGCGTGCTTCTGGAAG GACCTCCTCACAGTGGCAAAACAGCACTGGCTGCTAAGATCTCTGAGGAATCCAACTTCCCATTCATTAAGATCTGCTCACCAGAAAAGATGATCGGGTTCTCTGAGACTGCCAAATGCCAGGCTATAAAGAAG ATCTTTGATGATGCTTACAAGTCCCAGCTGAGCTGCGTTGTCGTCGATGACATTGAAAGGCTGCTAG ATTATGTCCCCATTGGTCCTCGTTTCTCCAATTTGGTGCTACAGGCTCTGCTTGTGCTCCTGAAAAAGCCCCCTCCGCAG GGCCGTAAGCTCCTGATTATTGGCACCACAAGCCGTAAGGATGTTCTGCAGGAGATGGAGATGCTTGATGCCTTCAGCACCACCATCCACATTCCAAACATCTGCACGGGACCGCAGCTCATGGAAGCTCTGGAG CTTCTGGGCAGCTTCAAAGACAACGAGCGGGCTACCATCGCTCAACATGTCAAGGGCAAAAAAGGAATTTACATTGGAATCAAGAAGCTTCTCATGTTGATTGAGATGTCCATGCAG ATGAATCCAGAGTATCGCGCCAGCAAGTTTCTCGCCCTTCTAAAGCAAGAGGCTAC AGATCCGGTTCGCCGTGAATATGAATAA